In Sinorhizobium numidicum, the following proteins share a genomic window:
- a CDS encoding glycoside hydrolase family 127 protein, producing the protein MNKMKRDRQFRPLPVPSVDVHGLFGDRQDAICDSTAETLLDRCVEAGMVRAIDTSKPSPGVVIPIQPWGGTTQMFWDSDLGKSIETVAYSLYRRPNPKLEARVDEIIDMYAKMQDEDGYLNAWFQRVQPGRRWTNLRDHHELYCAGHLIEGAVAYFQATGKRKLLDVMCRFADYMIKVFGSGEGQLRGYCGHEEIELALVKLARVTGQKKYLDLSKFFIDERGTEPHFFTEEAIRDGRDPASFIQKTYEYSQSHLPVREQKKVVGHAVRAMYLYSGMADVATEYNDDSLTTALETLWDDLTTKQMYVTGGIGPAASNEGFTDYYDLPNESAYAETCASVGLVFWASRMLGRSPNRRYADIMEQALYNGAMSGLSLDGKTFFYENPLESAGKHHRWVWHHCPCCPPNIARLLASIGSYMYAVADDEIVVHLYGESTARFDLDGAKIELSQRTRYPWDGAIRFELKADKPVRFALSLRIPEWADGSTLKVNGRALDLAPVMVDGYARIEREWRTGDHIDLDIPLAPRTLFANPLVRQDAGRTALMRGPLVYCVESTDNGEGLNRIVLEGKLSEAKTTEIAELRGAVALDVPVARDEADWGSALYRTSPPRIQRGTARFVPYAFWDNRAPGEMLVWVRAGELSGE; encoded by the coding sequence ATGAACAAGATGAAGAGAGACCGCCAGTTCCGCCCTCTGCCCGTTCCGAGTGTCGACGTGCACGGGCTATTTGGCGATCGCCAGGACGCGATCTGCGATTCCACCGCCGAAACGCTGCTCGACCGCTGCGTCGAAGCCGGCATGGTGCGTGCCATCGACACCAGCAAGCCGAGCCCGGGCGTCGTCATTCCGATCCAGCCCTGGGGCGGCACCACGCAGATGTTCTGGGATTCGGATCTCGGCAAGTCGATCGAGACGGTCGCCTATTCGCTCTACCGCAGGCCTAATCCCAAGCTCGAAGCGCGAGTCGACGAGATCATCGACATGTACGCGAAAATGCAGGACGAGGACGGTTATCTGAACGCCTGGTTCCAGCGCGTCCAGCCCGGCCGCCGCTGGACCAATCTGCGCGACCATCACGAACTCTATTGCGCCGGCCATCTGATCGAAGGGGCGGTCGCTTATTTTCAGGCAACCGGCAAGCGCAAGCTGCTCGATGTCATGTGCCGCTTTGCCGACTACATGATCAAGGTCTTCGGTTCCGGCGAGGGGCAACTTCGCGGCTATTGCGGTCACGAGGAGATCGAGCTGGCGCTGGTGAAGCTGGCGCGTGTAACCGGTCAGAAGAAATACCTCGATCTTTCCAAATTCTTCATCGACGAACGCGGCACCGAACCGCATTTTTTCACCGAGGAAGCGATTCGGGACGGGCGTGATCCGGCCAGTTTCATCCAGAAGACCTATGAATACAGCCAATCGCACTTGCCGGTGCGCGAACAGAAGAAGGTCGTCGGCCATGCCGTTCGCGCCATGTATCTCTATTCCGGCATGGCGGATGTCGCGACCGAATACAATGATGACAGCCTGACGACCGCCCTCGAAACGCTCTGGGACGATCTGACGACGAAGCAGATGTATGTGACCGGCGGCATCGGCCCGGCCGCGTCGAACGAGGGCTTCACCGATTATTACGACCTGCCGAACGAAAGCGCCTATGCCGAGACCTGCGCCTCCGTCGGGCTCGTCTTCTGGGCGAGCCGCATGCTCGGCCGCAGCCCCAACCGGCGCTACGCCGATATCATGGAGCAGGCGCTCTATAATGGGGCCATGTCCGGCCTGTCGCTGGACGGCAAGACGTTCTTCTATGAAAATCCGCTCGAAAGCGCGGGCAAGCACCACCGATGGGTATGGCATCATTGCCCCTGCTGCCCACCGAATATCGCTCGACTTCTCGCCTCCATCGGCTCCTACATGTATGCAGTGGCAGACGACGAAATAGTGGTGCATCTCTATGGGGAAAGCACGGCCCGCTTCGACCTCGACGGCGCGAAGATCGAACTGTCGCAGAGGACCCGCTACCCATGGGACGGAGCGATCCGTTTCGAGCTCAAAGCAGACAAGCCGGTCCGCTTCGCCCTATCCCTTCGCATCCCCGAATGGGCTGATGGTTCGACGCTGAAGGTTAACGGTCGGGCGCTCGACCTTGCACCGGTGATGGTCGATGGCTACGCCCGCATTGAACGGGAATGGAGGACAGGCGATCACATCGATCTGGATATTCCGCTCGCTCCCCGTACGCTCTTTGCCAATCCGCTCGTGCGTCAGGACGCGGGACGCACAGCACTGATGCGCGGCCCTCTGGTCTACTGTGTCGAATCAACCGACAACGGCGAAGGCCTGAACCGTATCGTACTCGAGGGCAAACTATCGGAGGCGAAGACGACCGAAATCGCTGAGCTCCGCGGCGCCGTAGCTCTCGATGTTCCCGTGGCGCGCGACGAGGCGGATTGGGGCAGCGCGCTTTACCGCACATCGCCGCCCAGAATCCAACGAGGAACGGCCCGATTTGTGCCTTATGCTTTCTGGGATAACCGGGCGCCGGGCGAAATGCTCGTCTGGGTCAGGGCGGGTGAACTGAGCGGTGAATGA
- a CDS encoding ABC transporter ATP-binding protein: MTDTGVVLSGIRKSFGSLDVIHGIDLKIAEGSFVVFVGPSGCGKSTLLRMIAGLEEVTDGEIEIKGRNVTDLDPSDRGIAMVFQSYALYPHMSVRENLAFGLKMAHTARSEIHSRVAAASAILKIDHLLDRRPGQLSGGQRQRVAIGRAIVRKPDVFLFDEPLSNLDAELRISMRIEIARLHRELGNTMIYVTHDQTEAMTLADMIVVLRDGRIEQVGSPREIYERPANLFVAGFIGSPRMNLLTAEWVGDGSIRIGSDRIASCISPEKLRRGEIFTLGIRPEHFIVSSNSAGTIPAKVDFDEYLGGTQYLYCQLQDGQSVIAEYRSSVAIEAGDTVHLSSDGSHLHYFDTGGQRFDLAGILGGQTAHDRLSR, encoded by the coding sequence ATGACCGACACCGGTGTTGTGCTGAGCGGCATTCGCAAGAGCTTCGGCAGCCTGGACGTTATTCACGGCATCGACCTGAAGATCGCGGAGGGCTCCTTCGTGGTCTTCGTCGGCCCGTCGGGCTGCGGAAAATCGACATTGCTGCGGATGATTGCGGGGCTCGAGGAAGTCACCGACGGCGAGATCGAGATCAAGGGGCGCAACGTCACCGATCTCGATCCTTCCGATCGCGGCATTGCCATGGTCTTCCAGTCCTATGCGCTCTATCCGCATATGAGCGTGCGCGAGAATCTCGCTTTCGGGTTGAAGATGGCTCACACGGCACGCTCGGAGATCCACTCCCGCGTCGCCGCAGCCTCGGCGATCCTGAAGATCGACCATCTGCTCGATCGCCGCCCCGGCCAGCTTTCCGGCGGCCAACGCCAGCGCGTGGCGATCGGAAGGGCAATCGTGCGCAAGCCGGATGTCTTCCTGTTCGACGAGCCGCTGTCCAATCTGGATGCGGAACTGCGCATCTCGATGCGCATTGAGATCGCCCGGCTGCATCGCGAACTCGGCAATACGATGATCTACGTCACGCATGACCAAACGGAGGCAATGACGCTCGCCGACATGATCGTTGTGCTGCGCGATGGTCGCATCGAACAGGTCGGCAGTCCGCGGGAGATCTACGAGAGACCGGCCAACCTGTTCGTCGCGGGCTTCATCGGCTCCCCGCGAATGAACCTCCTGACCGCTGAATGGGTGGGCGATGGATCGATCCGAATAGGCTCCGACCGGATCGCCTCATGCATTTCTCCCGAGAAGCTGCGACGAGGTGAAATCTTTACCCTGGGCATAAGGCCGGAGCATTTTATCGTGTCTTCCAATAGCGCCGGAACGATCCCTGCCAAGGTGGATTTCGACGAGTATCTGGGCGGTACGCAGTATCTCTATTGTCAATTGCAGGATGGCCAGTCAGTCATCGCCGAGTATCGATCGTCGGTCGCGATCGAAGCCGGCGATACGGTTCACCTTTCGAGCGATGGAAGCCACCTTCACTACTTCGACACCGGGGGGCAACGATTTGACCTGGCGGGGATACTCGGCGGCCAGACTGCTCATGATCGGCTGTCGCGGTAA
- a CDS encoding adenylate/guanylate cyclase domain-containing protein, which produces MSQTQSSTNASATVAFIDLAGFSAIADVYGDASAIAVLEIFESMVRDALSGYEPPIKWIGDEAMLSFPEPEIAIQALGTLLQACRKEPRLPLTRTGLNHGPVIRRAGDLFGSTVNIAARIAALASPGQLLATQPIAEAAAARGILVRDLGTVALRSVAGEVPLYEIELAPSADPAWIDPVCKMHAPYSSYRRAAPQGPWFCSPRCEEAYRKSPQTYPLP; this is translated from the coding sequence ATGAGCCAGACGCAGAGTTCCACCAACGCATCGGCTACCGTTGCATTCATAGATCTTGCGGGCTTCAGCGCTATTGCGGACGTTTATGGAGACGCATCCGCGATTGCCGTGCTCGAGATATTCGAGAGCATGGTCCGCGACGCGCTTAGCGGCTATGAGCCCCCGATCAAATGGATCGGTGATGAAGCAATGCTCTCGTTTCCTGAGCCGGAAATAGCAATCCAGGCACTCGGAACGCTGTTGCAGGCATGCCGGAAAGAACCGCGCCTCCCGCTCACTCGGACGGGGCTGAACCACGGGCCGGTCATCCGCAGAGCAGGCGATCTCTTTGGGTCGACTGTCAACATAGCAGCACGGATTGCGGCGCTCGCATCCCCCGGTCAATTGCTTGCCACTCAACCCATTGCCGAAGCGGCTGCCGCCAGGGGCATTCTAGTACGAGATCTCGGAACGGTGGCGCTTCGATCGGTAGCCGGCGAAGTCCCTCTCTATGAGATCGAGCTTGCTCCGTCCGCTGACCCGGCCTGGATCGATCCGGTGTGCAAGATGCATGCACCGTATTCATCCTATAGGCGGGCCGCCCCGCAGGGGCCGTGGTTCTGTTCGCCGCGTTGCGAAGAAGCATATCGGAAGTCGCCGCAGACCTATCCGTTGCCCTGA
- a CDS encoding SMP-30/gluconolactonase/LRE family protein: MARNPIYEIHDPRLIHMIVGSARLEELYSGCRWAEGPVWFSDANQLLWSDIPNQRMLRWTPEGGVSVFRQPSNFANGHTRDRQGRLVSCEHGTRRVTRTEFDGSITVIAESYQGKRLNSPNDVVVRSDGTIWFTDPSYGILSDYEGYKAEPEQATRNVYRLDPQTGELDAVVTDFNQPNGLAFSPDEKLLYVADSGASHDDSLPRHIRAFDVVDGRRLANGRVFASIDNGIPDGIRTDKAGNLWSSAGDGVHCFAPDGTLIGKILVPQTVANLTFGGPRRNRLFIAATTSLYSLYVTATGAQVP; encoded by the coding sequence ATGGCCAGGAACCCTATCTACGAAATTCACGATCCGCGTCTCATCCACATGATCGTCGGCAGCGCCCGCCTCGAGGAGCTCTATTCCGGTTGCCGTTGGGCGGAAGGACCGGTCTGGTTCAGCGATGCGAACCAGCTCCTGTGGAGCGACATCCCGAACCAGCGCATGCTGCGCTGGACGCCGGAGGGCGGCGTCTCCGTTTTCCGCCAGCCCTCGAATTTCGCCAACGGCCACACGCGCGACCGGCAGGGACGCCTGGTTTCTTGCGAGCACGGCACGCGCCGCGTCACCCGTACCGAGTTCGACGGCTCGATCACCGTCATCGCCGAAAGTTATCAGGGCAAGCGGCTGAACTCGCCCAACGACGTCGTCGTCCGGTCGGACGGTACGATCTGGTTCACCGACCCGAGCTACGGCATCCTTTCGGACTACGAGGGCTATAAGGCGGAGCCGGAACAGGCGACGCGCAACGTCTACCGGCTCGATCCGCAGACCGGCGAGCTCGATGCCGTGGTCACCGACTTCAATCAGCCGAACGGTCTCGCCTTCTCGCCGGACGAGAAGCTCCTCTATGTCGCGGATTCCGGCGCAAGTCACGACGACAGCCTGCCGCGCCATATTCGCGCTTTTGACGTGGTCGACGGGCGGCGGCTCGCCAATGGCCGCGTCTTCGCGTCGATCGACAACGGCATTCCGGACGGTATCCGGACGGACAAGGCAGGAAATCTCTGGTCGAGCGCCGGCGACGGCGTGCACTGTTTCGCGCCGGACGGCACACTGATCGGCAAGATCCTCGTGCCGCAGACGGTTGCGAACCTCACCTTCGGCGGTCCCCGCCGCAACCGTCTCTTCATCGCGGCGACGACTTCACTCTATTCGCTTTATGTCACCGCGACCGGCGCCCAGGTCCCCTGA
- a CDS encoding ABC transporter permease, producing the protein MSALARLWRKPWIWSWIATFVVWFATIMVTGGASTLGLSQAALTFAAFSIIVGLGQMFVITLGPGNIDLSVPATMTLAGTVALKLMNVENGMILPGLLIAVLIGIAVGVGNYALIKALRIPPIIATLSMSFIVQSAAIWTNRGLRIKPPSFLADFTTSSTLGVPNVAIIALLISLFAWFLLERTIYGRWISAIGQSMPAAKMAGIPVDGSRFVTYVFCAVLASLAGYLLACFSGGAALNMGSEYLLMSIAVVVLGGTAVAGGDSNVPGIWGASLFMFLVVSMLNTYGLGAGIRLIMTGLIIISVIMLAGGRQPGAR; encoded by the coding sequence ATGAGCGCGCTTGCCCGTCTTTGGCGAAAACCCTGGATATGGTCCTGGATCGCGACCTTCGTCGTCTGGTTCGCCACGATCATGGTCACGGGCGGCGCCAGCACGCTCGGGCTATCGCAGGCCGCGCTCACATTCGCGGCCTTCTCCATCATCGTCGGCCTCGGCCAGATGTTCGTCATCACGCTCGGCCCCGGCAATATCGACCTGTCCGTTCCCGCGACCATGACGCTCGCGGGCACAGTCGCGCTGAAGCTCATGAACGTCGAGAACGGCATGATCTTGCCGGGGCTGCTCATCGCCGTCCTGATCGGGATCGCGGTGGGCGTGGGCAATTACGCACTCATCAAGGCACTTCGGATCCCGCCGATCATCGCGACGCTGTCGATGAGCTTCATCGTCCAGTCCGCGGCGATCTGGACCAACCGCGGGCTTCGCATCAAACCGCCGAGCTTCCTGGCGGATTTCACCACATCGAGCACGCTCGGCGTGCCCAACGTCGCCATCATCGCGCTCCTCATCTCACTTTTCGCCTGGTTCCTGCTCGAAAGGACCATCTACGGCCGCTGGATCTCCGCGATCGGACAGAGCATGCCGGCTGCGAAGATGGCGGGAATTCCGGTCGACGGCAGCCGCTTCGTCACCTATGTGTTCTGTGCCGTGCTCGCCTCGCTTGCCGGCTACCTGCTCGCCTGTTTCTCCGGCGGCGCGGCGCTCAACATGGGTTCGGAATATCTCTTGATGTCGATCGCCGTCGTCGTTCTCGGCGGCACCGCGGTCGCCGGCGGCGATTCCAACGTCCCGGGCATATGGGGCGCCTCGCTCTTCATGTTCCTGGTCGTCTCCATGCTCAACACCTACGGACTCGGGGCAGGCATCCGCTTGATCATGACCGGGCTCATCATCATCAGCGTCATCATGCTCGCAGGCGGCCGACAGCCAGGCGCGCGCTAA
- a CDS encoding ABC transporter permease codes for MRLRISADAIRLTIPALSLTILLAAVFWLQPRAMSYIGLNLLFNLAVPIALATIAQMLIMSVNDLDLSMGTFVSFVACVTATFLRDAPLIGALVLAGLVMAYAALGIVIHLRNLPSIVVSLGMSFVWAGLAVLLLPAPGGQAPDWVRALMTMKPPLAPMAIVASIVIAILAHLIVMRSSLGVLIRGVGGNQRSVERAGWSVLAARAAAYGLAGIFAVLAGIALVGLTTSADANIALRYTLLSIAGVILGGGEFIGGRVSPVGAVIGALTLTLAGSFLSFLRISPDWQIGAQGAILIIVLALRLLLNRIEAREKGR; via the coding sequence ATGAGGCTGAGGATTTCCGCCGACGCGATCCGGCTGACGATACCCGCCCTTTCGCTGACCATCCTGCTTGCCGCCGTGTTCTGGTTACAGCCTCGGGCGATGAGCTACATCGGGCTCAACCTGCTTTTCAATCTTGCCGTTCCGATCGCCCTCGCGACGATCGCCCAGATGCTCATCATGTCGGTCAATGACCTTGATCTCTCAATGGGTACCTTCGTGAGCTTCGTCGCCTGCGTGACGGCGACCTTCCTCCGTGACGCACCGCTTATCGGCGCGCTCGTCCTTGCCGGCTTGGTCATGGCCTATGCCGCGCTCGGCATCGTCATACACCTTCGCAACCTGCCGTCGATCGTCGTATCGCTCGGGATGAGCTTTGTCTGGGCGGGCCTTGCCGTCCTCCTGCTGCCGGCGCCCGGCGGACAGGCGCCGGACTGGGTGCGTGCGCTGATGACGATGAAGCCGCCCCTCGCCCCCATGGCGATCGTCGCGAGCATCGTTATCGCCATCCTCGCGCATCTCATCGTCATGCGCTCCTCTCTCGGGGTGCTGATCCGCGGCGTCGGCGGCAACCAGCGCTCGGTCGAGCGCGCCGGCTGGTCCGTACTTGCCGCCCGGGCCGCCGCCTACGGCCTTGCCGGGATTTTCGCGGTCCTCGCCGGCATCGCGCTCGTCGGCCTCACGACGTCGGCCGACGCCAACATCGCTCTTCGCTACACTCTGCTCTCGATCGCAGGCGTGATCCTCGGCGGCGGCGAGTTCATCGGCGGCCGCGTCTCTCCGGTCGGGGCCGTTATCGGCGCCTTGACCCTGACGCTTGCCGGCTCGTTCCTGTCGTTCCTGCGCATCTCGCCTGACTGGCAGATCGGCGCTCAGGGTGCGATCCTCATTATCGTCCTGGCGCTCCGTCTGCTCCTCAATCGCATCGAGGCCCGGGAGAAGGGCCGATGA
- a CDS encoding sugar ABC transporter ATP-binding protein, with protein sequence MTGDTLKAMIEVADAKVSFGAVKALDGVRLAIWPGECVGLVGHNGAGKSTIVSVINGGLTPNEGTVSGDGEVIARYGINTARSRGVRCVFQELSLCPNLTIIENTRILHRHLGGFGWRKRAKQVIERSLDAVFPGHGIESDSSVGELTIAERQMVEIAMAFSDAGIAPRLVILDEPTSSLDASLAEQMLAYVRRFVAAGGSVIFISHILHEILITADRIVVMKDGRIVAERPSADWTEHSLVEAMGSVVKGEAHRRTLRDLAAAPVVIEQGGRGIPFRAKRGEIVGLAGLAGHGQTRMLMRLHAAASSDWLPRRNSAVTFVAGDRRLNGVFELWSILKNFSIASLGDLAKRGVVKAEAEAERGAEWKRRIDIRTQDLANRVLSLSGGNQQKVLFARALATRAPVVLMDDPMRGVDVGTKQEVYEIIREQAAAGRTFVWYSTEMEEVCLCDRVYVFREGAIAAELAGDAVTEQNILAASFEGAAA encoded by the coding sequence ATGACGGGTGATACGCTGAAGGCGATGATCGAGGTCGCTGACGCCAAGGTGAGTTTCGGTGCGGTCAAGGCGCTCGACGGCGTGAGGTTGGCGATCTGGCCGGGCGAATGCGTGGGGCTCGTCGGCCATAATGGCGCCGGCAAGTCGACGATCGTCAGCGTTATCAACGGCGGACTGACGCCGAATGAGGGTACCGTTTCCGGCGACGGCGAAGTCATCGCGCGCTACGGCATCAATACTGCCCGATCGCGCGGCGTGCGCTGCGTCTTTCAGGAGCTGTCGCTCTGCCCCAATCTCACCATCATAGAGAACACCCGCATCCTGCACCGCCATCTCGGCGGCTTCGGCTGGCGCAAACGCGCGAAGCAGGTGATCGAGCGGAGCCTCGATGCGGTCTTTCCCGGACATGGCATCGAAAGCGATAGCAGCGTCGGCGAACTGACGATCGCCGAGCGCCAGATGGTCGAGATCGCCATGGCCTTCTCCGACGCGGGCATTGCGCCTCGGCTCGTCATCCTGGACGAGCCGACCTCGTCGCTCGACGCCAGCCTTGCGGAGCAGATGCTCGCCTATGTCCGCCGCTTCGTCGCCGCCGGCGGATCGGTCATCTTCATCTCGCACATCCTGCACGAGATCCTCATCACGGCGGACCGCATCGTGGTCATGAAGGACGGACGCATCGTCGCGGAGCGGCCTTCCGCCGATTGGACGGAGCACAGCCTTGTCGAGGCCATGGGCAGCGTGGTCAAAGGCGAGGCGCATCGCCGCACGCTCCGGGACCTCGCCGCCGCGCCGGTCGTCATCGAACAGGGCGGTCGTGGCATCCCCTTCCGCGCGAAACGCGGCGAGATCGTCGGTCTTGCCGGGCTCGCCGGACATGGTCAGACGCGCATGCTGATGAGGCTGCATGCGGCGGCAAGCAGTGACTGGCTGCCGCGCCGCAACTCGGCCGTCACGTTCGTCGCAGGGGACCGCCGCCTGAACGGTGTGTTCGAACTCTGGAGCATCCTGAAGAATTTCTCCATCGCCTCGCTCGGAGATCTTGCGAAGCGTGGCGTCGTAAAGGCGGAGGCGGAGGCGGAGCGCGGCGCGGAATGGAAACGCCGCATCGACATCCGGACGCAGGATCTGGCCAACCGCGTCCTGTCGCTGTCGGGCGGCAATCAGCAGAAGGTGCTCTTTGCGCGGGCGCTCGCGACCCGCGCCCCGGTTGTCCTGATGGATGACCCCATGCGTGGCGTCGACGTCGGCACGAAGCAGGAGGTCTACGAGATCATCCGCGAGCAGGCCGCAGCCGGCAGGACCTTCGTCTGGTACTCGACTGAAATGGAGGAGGTCTGCCTCTGCGACCGCGTCTATGTCTTCCGCGAGGGCGCGATCGCCGCAGAACTTGCCGGTGATGCCGTCACCGAGCAGAACATCCTTGCCGCCTCCTTCGAGGGAGCCGCGGCATGA
- a CDS encoding ABC transporter substrate-binding protein: MTFRKMLLASVAVACAAMPISAFADTSGKKIALSNNYAGNSWRQAMLTSWNKVTGEAVKAGVVAAADAFTTAENQATEQAAQIQNMILQGYDAIVLNAASPTALNGAVKEACDAGITVVSFDGIVTEPCAWRIAVDFKEMGRSEVEYLSKKLPQGGNLLEIRGLAGVFVDDEISAGIHEGVKQFPQFKIVGSVHGDWAQDVAQKAVAGILPSLPEIHGVVTQGGDGYGAAQAIAAAKRPMPVIIMGNREDELKWWKEQKDAIGYETMSVSIAPGVSTLAFWVAQQILDGKEVKKDLVVPFLRIDQDNLEQNLANTQAGGVANVEYSQEDAIKVIEAAK, translated from the coding sequence ATGACATTTCGCAAGATGCTTCTGGCATCGGTCGCCGTTGCATGCGCCGCCATGCCCATATCCGCATTCGCCGACACGTCCGGCAAGAAGATCGCGCTTTCCAACAACTATGCCGGAAACTCCTGGCGCCAGGCCATGCTGACGAGTTGGAACAAGGTGACGGGCGAGGCGGTCAAGGCCGGCGTGGTCGCCGCTGCCGACGCCTTCACGACAGCCGAGAACCAGGCGACCGAGCAGGCGGCGCAGATCCAGAACATGATCCTGCAGGGCTATGACGCGATCGTCCTCAACGCCGCGTCTCCGACGGCGCTTAACGGTGCCGTCAAGGAAGCCTGCGACGCCGGCATCACGGTCGTCTCCTTCGACGGCATCGTGACCGAGCCCTGCGCGTGGCGCATCGCCGTCGATTTCAAGGAAATGGGCCGCAGCGAGGTCGAATATCTCTCCAAGAAGCTGCCGCAGGGTGGCAACCTGCTCGAGATTCGCGGCCTCGCCGGCGTTTTCGTCGACGACGAGATCTCGGCCGGCATCCACGAAGGGGTCAAGCAGTTCCCGCAGTTCAAGATCGTCGGCTCGGTCCATGGCGACTGGGCCCAGGACGTCGCTCAGAAGGCCGTTGCCGGTATCCTGCCGAGCCTGCCGGAGATCCACGGCGTCGTGACGCAGGGCGGCGATGGATACGGTGCGGCGCAGGCGATTGCCGCAGCAAAGCGACCGATGCCGGTCATCATCATGGGCAACCGCGAGGATGAGCTGAAGTGGTGGAAGGAGCAGAAGGACGCCATTGGTTATGAGACCATGTCGGTCTCCATTGCACCGGGAGTCTCTACGCTCGCCTTCTGGGTCGCCCAGCAGATCCTCGACGGCAAGGAAGTGAAGAAGGACCTCGTGGTACCGTTCCTGCGCATCGACCAGGACAACCTGGAACAGAACCTCGCCAATACGCAGGCCGGTGGTGTCGCAAACGTAGAATATTCGCAGGAAGACGCCATCAAGGTCATCGAGGCCGCGAAGTAA
- a CDS encoding GAF domain-containing sensor histidine kinase — protein MLHMAPTALVDHYLGISRLLAGQLDFRSAIRAVAAEVAHIIPHDHLDVCILMVDGNYHTAYETGMDTAWGNAASAPVVNSPIRSLLWGEVEYLLTDDAMNDARFHFEGAFKRPIVEQSLRSRLHVPLKVQGTIIAAFSCSSQTPGIYTMEDVERARIIADLLAPYFFALRSAEQAQQSAIVEAEARAREEGLRQGALKLTEALEQERQRIGMDLHDQTLADLTRLSRRIDRLARSGELTGEALEPVSRGLQHCMQDLRQIIEQAKPSVLQLFGLAQAVENHLDRSVRDSALPIEWALIDDTAGALDRLEPTVSVALFRIAQEAINNAVRHAQPMSLIVRLRVEDGQVSIEVSDDGGGLARTRGRIGGGIDNMKTRARLISAKFAIGPGRSNRGTTVTVLLPLDRPGADAE, from the coding sequence ATGCTGCATATGGCGCCGACCGCATTGGTCGATCATTATCTCGGTATTTCCCGGCTGCTCGCCGGCCAGCTCGACTTCCGTTCCGCCATCCGCGCGGTTGCGGCCGAAGTGGCGCATATCATCCCGCACGATCATCTCGACGTCTGCATTCTCATGGTCGACGGCAACTATCACACGGCCTACGAAACCGGCATGGACACCGCCTGGGGAAATGCCGCCTCGGCGCCCGTCGTCAACAGTCCCATTCGCTCGCTCCTCTGGGGCGAAGTGGAGTACTTGCTAACCGACGACGCAATGAATGATGCGCGCTTCCACTTCGAGGGCGCCTTCAAGCGGCCAATCGTCGAGCAGTCATTGCGCAGCCGCCTGCATGTGCCGCTGAAGGTACAGGGCACGATCATCGCCGCCTTCAGTTGCTCATCGCAGACACCAGGCATCTACACGATGGAGGACGTCGAGCGGGCGCGCATCATCGCCGACCTGCTGGCGCCCTATTTCTTCGCCCTGCGCTCCGCCGAACAGGCGCAGCAGTCGGCGATCGTCGAGGCGGAAGCGCGGGCACGCGAGGAAGGGCTGAGGCAAGGCGCCCTGAAGTTGACCGAAGCCCTGGAGCAGGAACGGCAGCGCATCGGCATGGACCTCCACGACCAGACGCTCGCCGACCTCACCCGCCTCTCGCGCCGCATCGACCGGCTGGCCCGGTCCGGCGAGTTGACCGGCGAGGCGCTCGAGCCCGTCTCGCGTGGCCTTCAGCACTGTATGCAGGACCTGAGGCAGATCATCGAGCAGGCGAAACCCTCCGTCTTGCAGCTCTTCGGTCTCGCCCAGGCGGTGGAGAACCATCTCGACCGGTCCGTGCGCGACAGTGCCTTGCCGATCGAGTGGGCACTCATCGACGACACTGCCGGGGCGCTTGATCGCCTGGAGCCGACGGTGAGCGTCGCTCTCTTCCGCATCGCGCAGGAGGCAATCAACAATGCGGTTCGCCACGCCCAACCAATGTCGCTCATCGTCCGGCTTCGGGTCGAGGATGGTCAGGTTTCGATCGAGGTTTCGGATGACGGAGGCGGCCTTGCCAGGACCAGAGGGCGCATCGGCGGCGGCATCGACAACATGAAGACGCGTGCGCGGCTCATATCGGCGAAGTTTGCGATCGGACCAGGGCGCAGCAATCGCGGCACGACGGTTACCGTCTTGCTGCCGCTCGATCGGCCCGGCGCAGACGCGGAATAG